Proteins from one Aquila chrysaetos chrysaetos chromosome 5, bAquChr1.4, whole genome shotgun sequence genomic window:
- the LARP6 gene encoding la-related protein 6 isoform X3 has protein sequence MARVIPFQCLRINGGENDDDSDQNWKPPENDLIQKLIAQIEYYFSDENLEKDAFLLKHVRRNKMGYVSVKLLTSFKKVKHLTRDWRTTAYALKYSDTLELNDDNRKVRRNTPVPVFPSENLPTRMLLVYDIHMISELQALNKQQENGCVQERIMEHLLKTFVTFGVISSVRILKPGRDLPPDIRRVSNRYTQLATQECAIIEFEDVDAAVRAHDFMCAEKKETSMKVVLIGMKPPKKKVPKDKNRDEDTSKSLKKARSLNKRVEELQFVGDESSANSSSDPESNPTSPLSGRKSTATNTKSNLSPVIHPNNHLSPNVSPRSSPWNSPSSLRKVTKKSPLAEDSKLNPSSSPEIPQKCTDYSSDSSITPCGSPWVQRRKSQTITQEKSPGSSPMLARKIQNADGLPVGVLRLPKGPDGTKGFHNGCERRKAMKNESIIL, from the exons TGGTGGGGAAAATGATGATGACTCTGACCAGAACTGGAAACCACCAGAAAATGACCTGATCCAGAAGTTAATAGCACAGATTGAGTATTACTTCTCAGATGAGAACCTTGAGAAAGATGCCTTCCTTCTAAAGCATGTGAGAAGAAATAAGATGGGCTATGTCAGTGTTAAACTCCTCACTTCTTTTAAGAAG GTGAAACACCTTACCCGTGACTGGAGGACCACAGCCTATGCACTGAAGTACTCAGACACTCTTGAGCTCAATGACGATAACAGAAAGGTTAGAAGAAATACTCCAGTTCCAGTGTTTCCGAGTGAAAACCTCCCTACCAGGATGTTACTGGTGTACGATATCCACATGATTTCTGAGCTGCAGGCTCTTaacaaacaacaagaaaatggATGCGTGCAAGAAAGGATAATGGAGCATCTCCTCAAAACCTTTGTAACCTTTGGTGTAATTTCATCAGTTCGTATTCTCAAGCCTGGTAGGGATCTACCACCTGATATCAGGAGGGTCAGCAATCGGTACACCCAACTGGCAACTCAGGAATGTGCTATTATAGAATTTGAAGACGTAGATGCTGCCGTGCGTGCTCATGACTTCATGTGTGCTGAAAAGAAGGAGACCAGCATGAAAGTTGTCCTAATAGGCATGAAAcctccaaagaaaaaagttcccAAAGACAAGAACCGAGATGAAGATACCAGCAAGAGTCTTAAGAAGGCTAGATCCCTTAATAAGAGAGTTGAGGAACTTCAATTTGTTGGTGACGAATCTTCAGCAAATAGCTCTTCTGACCCAGAGAGTAATCCTACATCACCGTTGTCAGGACGCAAAAGTACTGCAACAAATACTAAGAGTAATTTGAGCCCCGTCATCCACCCAAACAACCATTTGAGTCCTAATGTGTCACCCAGATCAAGTCCTTGGAATAGTCCATCTTCACTGAGAAAAGTAACCAAAAAGTCTCCGCTGGCTGAAGATAGCAAGCTTAACCCAAGCAGTAGCCCTGAAATTCCACAGAAATGTACAGATTATTCCTCAGATAGCAGTATCACTCCTTGTGGCAGCCCCTGggtacagagaagaaaatctcaAACCATAACACAAGAGAAGAGTCCTGGCAGTAGCCCCATGTTGGCTcggaaaatacaaaatgcagatGGTCTACCTGTAGGGGTGCTGCGGCTGCCTAAAGGTCCTGATGGCACTAAAGGATTCCACAATGGATGTGAAAGAAGGAAGGCTATGAAGAATGAATCAatcattctttaa
- the LARP6 gene encoding la-related protein 6 isoform X5, producing the protein MGYVSVKLLTSFKKVKHLTRDWRTTAYALKYSDTLELNDDNRKVRRNTPVPVFPSENLPTRMLLVYDIHMISELQALNKQQENGCVQERIMEHLLKTFVTFGVISSVRILKPGRDLPPDIRRVSNRYTQLATQECAIIEFEDVDAAVRAHDFMCAEKKETSMKVVLIGMKPPKKKVPKDKNRDEDTSKSLKKARSLNKRVEELQFVGDESSANSSSDPESNPTSPLSGRKSTATNTKSNLSPVIHPNNHLSPNVSPRSSPWNSPSSLRKVTKKSPLAEDSKLNPSSSPEIPQKCTDYSSDSSITPCGSPWVQRRKSQTITQEKSPGSSPMLARKIQNADGLPVGVLRLPKGPDGTKGFHNGCERRKAMKNESIIL; encoded by the exons ATGGGCTATGTCAGTGTTAAACTCCTCACTTCTTTTAAGAAG GTGAAACACCTTACCCGTGACTGGAGGACCACAGCCTATGCACTGAAGTACTCAGACACTCTTGAGCTCAATGACGATAACAGAAAGGTTAGAAGAAATACTCCAGTTCCAGTGTTTCCGAGTGAAAACCTCCCTACCAGGATGTTACTGGTGTACGATATCCACATGATTTCTGAGCTGCAGGCTCTTaacaaacaacaagaaaatggATGCGTGCAAGAAAGGATAATGGAGCATCTCCTCAAAACCTTTGTAACCTTTGGTGTAATTTCATCAGTTCGTATTCTCAAGCCTGGTAGGGATCTACCACCTGATATCAGGAGGGTCAGCAATCGGTACACCCAACTGGCAACTCAGGAATGTGCTATTATAGAATTTGAAGACGTAGATGCTGCCGTGCGTGCTCATGACTTCATGTGTGCTGAAAAGAAGGAGACCAGCATGAAAGTTGTCCTAATAGGCATGAAAcctccaaagaaaaaagttcccAAAGACAAGAACCGAGATGAAGATACCAGCAAGAGTCTTAAGAAGGCTAGATCCCTTAATAAGAGAGTTGAGGAACTTCAATTTGTTGGTGACGAATCTTCAGCAAATAGCTCTTCTGACCCAGAGAGTAATCCTACATCACCGTTGTCAGGACGCAAAAGTACTGCAACAAATACTAAGAGTAATTTGAGCCCCGTCATCCACCCAAACAACCATTTGAGTCCTAATGTGTCACCCAGATCAAGTCCTTGGAATAGTCCATCTTCACTGAGAAAAGTAACCAAAAAGTCTCCGCTGGCTGAAGATAGCAAGCTTAACCCAAGCAGTAGCCCTGAAATTCCACAGAAATGTACAGATTATTCCTCAGATAGCAGTATCACTCCTTGTGGCAGCCCCTGggtacagagaagaaaatctcaAACCATAACACAAGAGAAGAGTCCTGGCAGTAGCCCCATGTTGGCTcggaaaatacaaaatgcagatGGTCTACCTGTAGGGGTGCTGCGGCTGCCTAAAGGTCCTGATGGCACTAAAGGATTCCACAATGGATGTGAAAGAAGGAAGGCTATGAAGAATGAATCAatcattctttaa
- the LARP6 gene encoding la-related protein 6 isoform X4 has translation MSAIQLFLSGGENDDDSDQNWKPPENDLIQKLIAQIEYYFSDENLEKDAFLLKHVRRNKMGYVSVKLLTSFKKVKHLTRDWRTTAYALKYSDTLELNDDNRKVRRNTPVPVFPSENLPTRMLLVYDIHMISELQALNKQQENGCVQERIMEHLLKTFVTFGVISSVRILKPGRDLPPDIRRVSNRYTQLATQECAIIEFEDVDAAVRAHDFMCAEKKETSMKVVLIGMKPPKKKVPKDKNRDEDTSKSLKKARSLNKRVEELQFVGDESSANSSSDPESNPTSPLSGRKSTATNTKSNLSPVIHPNNHLSPNVSPRSSPWNSPSSLRKVTKKSPLAEDSKLNPSSSPEIPQKCTDYSSDSSITPCGSPWVQRRKSQTITQEKSPGSSPMLARKIQNADGLPVGVLRLPKGPDGTKGFHNGCERRKAMKNESIIL, from the exons TGGTGGGGAAAATGATGATGACTCTGACCAGAACTGGAAACCACCAGAAAATGACCTGATCCAGAAGTTAATAGCACAGATTGAGTATTACTTCTCAGATGAGAACCTTGAGAAAGATGCCTTCCTTCTAAAGCATGTGAGAAGAAATAAGATGGGCTATGTCAGTGTTAAACTCCTCACTTCTTTTAAGAAG GTGAAACACCTTACCCGTGACTGGAGGACCACAGCCTATGCACTGAAGTACTCAGACACTCTTGAGCTCAATGACGATAACAGAAAGGTTAGAAGAAATACTCCAGTTCCAGTGTTTCCGAGTGAAAACCTCCCTACCAGGATGTTACTGGTGTACGATATCCACATGATTTCTGAGCTGCAGGCTCTTaacaaacaacaagaaaatggATGCGTGCAAGAAAGGATAATGGAGCATCTCCTCAAAACCTTTGTAACCTTTGGTGTAATTTCATCAGTTCGTATTCTCAAGCCTGGTAGGGATCTACCACCTGATATCAGGAGGGTCAGCAATCGGTACACCCAACTGGCAACTCAGGAATGTGCTATTATAGAATTTGAAGACGTAGATGCTGCCGTGCGTGCTCATGACTTCATGTGTGCTGAAAAGAAGGAGACCAGCATGAAAGTTGTCCTAATAGGCATGAAAcctccaaagaaaaaagttcccAAAGACAAGAACCGAGATGAAGATACCAGCAAGAGTCTTAAGAAGGCTAGATCCCTTAATAAGAGAGTTGAGGAACTTCAATTTGTTGGTGACGAATCTTCAGCAAATAGCTCTTCTGACCCAGAGAGTAATCCTACATCACCGTTGTCAGGACGCAAAAGTACTGCAACAAATACTAAGAGTAATTTGAGCCCCGTCATCCACCCAAACAACCATTTGAGTCCTAATGTGTCACCCAGATCAAGTCCTTGGAATAGTCCATCTTCACTGAGAAAAGTAACCAAAAAGTCTCCGCTGGCTGAAGATAGCAAGCTTAACCCAAGCAGTAGCCCTGAAATTCCACAGAAATGTACAGATTATTCCTCAGATAGCAGTATCACTCCTTGTGGCAGCCCCTGggtacagagaagaaaatctcaAACCATAACACAAGAGAAGAGTCCTGGCAGTAGCCCCATGTTGGCTcggaaaatacaaaatgcagatGGTCTACCTGTAGGGGTGCTGCGGCTGCCTAAAGGTCCTGATGGCACTAAAGGATTCCACAATGGATGTGAAAGAAGGAAGGCTATGAAGAATGAATCAatcattctttaa